The following nucleotide sequence is from Bactrocera dorsalis isolate Fly_Bdor unplaced genomic scaffold, ASM2337382v1 BdCtg130, whole genome shotgun sequence.
AGTTCATCCATAGGGGAGTGGTAGTATGAATGATTAAAAAACGTTCACTATATGTTGAAAACATAGGTGAATATAATTTTCCTGGCAATAACCTCAGTTTGTCACGGTTATATGTATGAATACTGTCGAAGCCTATGCGTTCGCATTATGAAActaatttttcccttttttattttatttcattacaatGACTTTTCAGAAGAAATAAACTTTTATACGTCTGTTACGTTGCACTCCtttggaattaattttttcactttacggtttttgcttttttgttataTACTTGTTACGCACCTTCAAAATGCACATATTACTTTTTCTTCTGAATTCAAGTCACAAATCGCTGCAAATTGATAATTCAATCGCGTATGTTGACGTGGTAACTttcacaatttaaattttctatgtTTCAATTGAGTACGCTTGTAAAAtcagtaaaaaatgcaaaaactaaaatattataaatctatAAACTTCCGTCaaatataagatttttttctttcactggCAATGAAAAGTCAAAAACGTCTAGTTAATATAGAGAAGTGCAACGTAGCGATTGGTAAATTACAAACTTCACAAACCCATTTCGATAATACAAATACGAGTTAATCGTTAATCATTAGTAATGACACGGTAAATtggtaaattaaatattgctcAATTGACATATAGAAGTGGAAATTATTATTACTCTGTCACTCGTATcctatatttatgaatatataaatgaaagTAGAGACATTATGGTGTTTTTGAGTCAATTAATCGATTATTTGCAAAACTCACacgagtttttaattaaattattaaaaaaaaatatttaatataaatacacaACAGCCTAATTACTATATATTACATATCTTTATTTCCTCCTTTAACAATCACCACTTTGAGACAAAGGTTTTAATTGTGCGAGGACACccctaataaaatattgtatggCGACCTTCACTTACTTCAAATGAGAATAACAATCGattatttcgatttattttgttttcatctttataaataagatttttttgattgaaatggcgcggaatttattttctatatttcattaaaatagaaaattatataaaatagataTTATAGTTGTAGAGCGCAGCTAATTTGAAATGACTGAAAAGGTAACAATTAGCTTTTTTGTTCCCGATTAATTAacattttactattattttgagttagAAATGGACGCTGGACGTCGATTCCAATCAATACGATTTGGTGTCaggaaaattatatttgattggATGCAGGAAAGATGGGGAAAACATCAAACAATGTGTGGACATTGCGTTAAAATCACAGgtaaagattttttagaaaaaaatttataaaaaatttaaacatatttttgcagAGTGTGGACACAAAACACTGCATTGTCGATGTTTCCAGCAGTAAGatatatataattgatttaTATAGTGCTTCCGGAACTTTTGTGAATAACAAACGTTTGAATCCGATGATCAAGGAAAGTATAAATGTTAATTCTGAATTGCGCTTTGGTGAATTAAGTGGAAGCTTGAAGGAaagtataaacatattttttggtgGTCTAaacacttaaaaatttattttatattacaggAAGTAgagaatttaaatttcgcagACCCATTTCTGGCACCGACTCAAAGAGCGCCAAGATCTTCATTGTCTAACACGAGTACTCGCTTATTTAGCTCCCCAGATGTGTCACTAATGAATGATACTAGAAATGAAAGTTTTGACATTCCTGAAActcaaaacataaaacaaagaACTTCTATTGAAAACTCAAGTATATTAAGTTCTTCACGAAATCAATCATGTGATGGAAAAAGTTTCTGTGACGAATCTTTTATACCAGAAACGCAAATGCCTTCTAAACCCGAACAATCGTATGAAGCCTCGGAATTAGATTCAAATTTACATAAATCTGGCGATTTTATTCGTATCTGCACTCAAGATTTCAATGAGAATTTATTTGAAGATGGTGACGATGATGAGGCAATGTTTTCATCTTTGGTCATACCAAACATTCAACACAAACCAGTTATATTGACTGATGTGACACTGAATATGGATATAGATGAAggtaataaaatacataatatgtttaaatattcacttaaacgaaattaatttttttttagatgtatCACAAATTGATAAATGTGATGTTGAAGTTGAGGCATTGAACACTCAAGCACCAAAAAATGAAACATCGAACGATCCCGATCAAAATACGATATGCACAGAGCGAGATGATGCTTGTACTCCAGATTTATTTGACTTGCCAGAAATGGCACACGTTAATGTGCAAGCTAATACTAATGGATCGGCGGaagaaaatcttgaaaaagataTTCTTAAGGAAGGCCAAGTGAATGAAGTAATTGCTGGTGATGGATATGCGGAGGAAGTCGATATGATGGCCACACAGGTATTTGTGCCTATATCAAAGCAACCAGATGATAAAGTGACTGGCCTCACCCATACTGGCGAAGAATTATCATTAAgcggaaaagaaaatattgctaaCACAGATTTCAGTCTGGAACAAACACAGGTTTTCGCACCAATTAAAGGTAAAATAAagacattttgtattttttttaattatcaaattGGTTTGCCTTTGAAGAAGGATATTTAGTAGCTTCTAGATCTATTGAAAAGAGCGCAACAACTACAATTGAAAATATCCAGGAGAATACCAGTTTGTTGGCGCCCACTCAAATATTTACAAGTAATTTGAATGATTCAGCGAGTCAATCGAAGATCTGGAATAAAACAGAACCAAATGATAAGACAATTAAGCCTGCGGTGAGACCAAAACTCAATTTAACAATAACCCCAAATGAAATTAAggcaaaagaaaaaagtgatGGTAGTTTTTCCAACGAAACAGATAACGGTTCTGCAAGAAAAGAAGTAGAACAAGCTTTATTCAAAAAgccaaagttaaataaaataaataaaggagcTAAAGGAAGTACATCTAGTATAAACAGTTCACAATCGGAAGCTGAAGGATCGCTCTTATGTACACCTAAATggatttgtgaaaaatttgatttacTTTCTGAGGAACACGTTAAAATGCCTCTTCATAAACGTAACCTATTTGGATCTGATTCTGAGGAGGAATCACTGGAGTTAAACAAATTGGATAAAAGAAAAGACTCTACAGATTTTGACAAACTACTGTGTAATGTGAAAGAAAAACAGCCTCTTACGAAATATGTTCCGGCAAAAAGTCCTATGATAAAACAGGAAGATCGTGCTGATGTTAAAAAAGTTAGTAGCAACAAAAAAGATCAAAGTGCTAACGAGGAGGTGATTTTGGAAAAACCGGATAAGAAATTGGAAGAAAAATCATATGTaaagaaaccaaaaatttcACCACCGTCAATTAAAAACTCAACTAAGGAAAAGTCTAAAACTGACGGCAAGGTTGAACCATCTTCAGGCAATCGACGGAGTAGTGGAAGAAATAATAAACCCGTTGAAGAAGATGAAAAAAGAGAAGAACGTAAGAAGTCCACGAAAACTATTTCAAAGAAAGATGAAATAGAAGCGGGATCACGGAAAGTTGACCccaaaaaagaagtagaaaaaaACGAGAAACATAAGAAGCCGACCAAAAATGTATCATCAAAAGGTGAAAATACAGATGAAATGGAAGAGGTACCTACGAGAAGAGTAACGAGACTTAGGTCCAGAACTAGTGATAAGGATAACGATACAGCAACCTGTTCAACAGCTGGACCTACACAAGCGAAACTGCGGAAACTTGAACATACAGATGAACCAGAAATCAGTAAAAGTTAGTTAAAATAACATACTTTAATACTATTactaaatataagtatttatttttagaacgCGTTACTCGCTCACGCTCCAAAACCGATTCTCAAGAAAGTATTACGTCGACAAAATCAACATCCTCATCGCGCAGTGCATCAAAAAAGAATGCTCGAGAAGTCGAAAAACGGGGAAAAAATAATTCCGACAGTAAAGATGACAAAACTTCAGCCAATGTGTCAAATACTAGTAAGGATAACGAACCGGAATTTAAAACATCTGCAAAAGATCATAATCGCAAACGTAGTGCGGGGGAACCATCAGTGGAGGAAAGcaagaaattgaaaaacaatgtaatatcATTATAATTTACTGATGTTTGTAGCAAGttattaattcttaattttatcTTGTAGGTACGTATCTTGCAGATTGCAATGACTATGGTTGAACCAAAGTTATTTCAAAGTTTGGTTGAAAACTCACCGGGTTAGTACTTTCGTTTAAGCAACTGAAACTGTAAATCAATTCGATTAATTTCCAGGCAATTGGTGCGTGGCAAATGATCCCACTGATGCAGATGTTTTAGTTATGGATAAGGGCAATCGAACactaaagtttttaattgcAATGGCCAAAGGCATACCGATTGTGACATCAAAGTGGTTGCAATCGTTCAATAGTACAAAAACGGTACCGCGTGGAATTACACATTTCTTCAGAGACCACGACTTTGAAAAACGACAtaaattctctttatttaaaTCATTGGAATTGGCCAGAACTCAAAAGCTGTTTGAGGGCTATGATTTCGTAACAACGCCTAGCATTTTGCCACGCCCATCAGAAATTAAACGTAAGTGTCACACAAGTAATTAGTCATATTAATTAATGATCGCTTTATATTGAAATTGTTTAGAGATTATCGAATGCGCTGGGGGTAAAGTATATGACGAGCCGCCACCGCCGAAAAGCgatcaaaaaatttatgttatttcAACTatgaatgataaaaaatattggcaCAAATATCGACGAAGCAATACGAATATCCGTATAACTGACAGCGAAGGTGTAATGGCGTCGGTTATGCGACAATCTACACATCCACTGGATTTAAATGTGTTTGCATAAGACGATCTTGTAAAATAATGCCAATTTCGTTAGCCATTTTAGCACCAGTGTCCATTTGTTAAGTGTGTACTCTTAAATTTGCAGTGTTTTACTTCCGTATTTCATTtctatgttttttataaatacaatatatttattaaagcgCGCAATTTAGTTTTAACATTGTCgttatgtttgatattttttaggttATTGGATAGcggtttaatttaaattctgcCGAAATTCGCTCTCCTCATATTAGTACGTTAATAACATGGTAGTTTGTAGTTATCTATATATAAAGTTTACGTTTCCATTTAATATAAACACTAAGTATTTTCaatagtaattaattttattttacgtctacaagaaaattgcatttttgtttATCAATAAACGATGAACGCGTTACAGGAATTTTCCTCTGCCCTATTGTTATTATTGATTAATTTGAAGAGGATTAATTGTTGTGATTTGCGGggtattttctttcttttcttacaAATTTATCAGTAAAAGTTGTACGAACTTAACGAATAAGTGGTAACGATGGTGGTGGACCAGCACGGTCCATCGCCGTACCTGGACCTAGTAGCACCTGCTTTTGTTGGGACTTCTGCATCTCTTCCATTTGTGCGCGTTCCGTTTCAAATATGACGGGTGCAAACAAAATAACTGAACTCGTAAAGAAGATCCAGGAAGCATTGCACGAAAATGAGTAGAGACCCTTGATGCTGGTGGTTGTAAGATCGACCATTTTGCCAGTTAACCGTCGTACCGGTTCTGGGAACATTTCTGTAAGGCCCCAAAGTCGTTCGCCTAGAGTTTCATCTGGCTCCTGCAAAATAGGTGTAGCGTTAGTGCggtattataaacatatttcagAAAGTATTGTAAcaagataattttatatatagcgCTAGTGTTTTTTTTCCATATCTTTACAAAAGTTTGAGTTAAATCCCATTGTTTTGTATGcgacaaaaaatgtttaatgtcACTGATAagagttaattaaattaaatggttTATGTGCAGGTATGCACAGTATGATTGCCTAATCAAAGTGAGGTTA
It contains:
- the LOC105225288 gene encoding mediator of DNA damage checkpoint protein 1, with translation MTEKKWTLDVDSNQYDLVSGKLYLIGCRKDGENIKQCVDIALKSQSVDTKHCIVDVSSSKIYIIDLYSASGTFVNNKRLNPMIKESINVNSELRFGELSGSLKEIENLNFADPFLAPTQRAPRSSLSNTSTRLFSSPDVSLMNDTRNESFDIPETQNIKQRTSIENSSILSSSRNQSCDGKSFCDESFIPETQMPSKPEQSYEASELDSNLHKSGDFIRICTQDFNENLFEDGDDDEAMFSSLVIPNIQHKPVILTDVTLNMDIDEDVSQIDKCDVEVEALNTQAPKNETSNDPDQNTICTERDDACTPDLFDLPEMAHVNVQANTNGSAEENLEKDILKEGQVNEVIAGDGYAEEVDMMATQVFVPISKQPDDKVTGLTHTGEELSLSGKENIANTDFSLEQTQVFAPIKEGYLVASRSIEKSATTTIENIQENTSLLAPTQIFTSNLNDSASQSKIWNKTEPNDKTIKPAVRPKLNLTITPNEIKAKEKSDGSFSNETDNGSARKEVEQALFKKPKLNKINKGAKGSTSSINSSQSEAEGSLLCTPKWICEKFDLLSEEHVKMPLHKRNLFGSDSEEESLELNKLDKRKDSTDFDKLLCNVKEKQPLTKYVPAKSPMIKQEDRADVKKVSSNKKDQSANEEVILEKPDKKLEEKSYVKKPKISPPSIKNSTKEKSKTDGKVEPSSGNRRSSGRNNKPVEEDEKREERKKSTKTISKKDEIEAGSRKVDPKKEVEKNEKHKKPTKNVSSKGENTDEMEEVPTRRVTRLRSRTSDKDNDTATCSTAGPTQAKLRKLEHTDEPEISKKRVTRSRSKTDSQESITSTKSTSSSRSASKKNAREVEKRGKNNSDSKDDKTSANVSNTSKDNEPEFKTSAKDHNRKRSAGEPSVEESKKLKNNVRILQIAMTMVEPKLFQSLVENSPGNWCVANDPTDADVLVMDKGNRTLKFLIAMAKGIPIVTSKWLQSFNSTKTVPRGITHFFRDHDFEKRHKFSLFKSLELARTQKLFEGYDFVTTPSILPRPSEIKQIIECAGGKVYDEPPPPKSDQKIYVISTMNDKKYWHKYRRSNTNIRITDSEGVMASVMRQSTHPLDLNVFA
- the LOC105225289 gene encoding mitochondrial import receptor subunit TOM22 homolog isoform X2, with amino-acid sequence MDSDPDIEIIEKDSGMSSLGGSKDETPERRAIEKATAPKNSDDENYDDEPDETLGERLWGLTEMFPEPVRRLTGKMVDLTTTSIKGLYSFSCNASWIFFTSSVILFAPVIFETERAQMEEMQKSQQKQVLLGPGTAMDRAGPPPSLPLIR
- the LOC105225289 gene encoding mitochondrial import receptor subunit TOM22 homolog isoform X1, encoding MSDEKSEKKEFDIEDEHLEKIERYKEPEKRFPAGESTAPKNSDDENYDDEPDETLGERLWGLTEMFPEPVRRLTGKMVDLTTTSIKGLYSFSCNASWIFFTSSVILFAPVIFETERAQMEEMQKSQQKQVLLGPGTAMDRAGPPPSLPLIR